A single window of Rana temporaria chromosome 1, aRanTem1.1, whole genome shotgun sequence DNA harbors:
- the LOC120940865 gene encoding uncharacterized protein LOC120940865, with protein sequence MMYQSTYSQTPLSPSPRQHAPGNTGSTSAGDFRFLRSAESRRSRTARWLRLAVGEDMEAGTSEAAFSALKRPAEEFEDAEGKRFCPINPDIIKKEIKEDDDEAGSGEEAWLSSFGLYSDDATQSSNHSNAADISTNSFAEGVFDSSTEFHYPVNDNSSFFNVEKPFQPSAELVPPQCFGTRKLRFQSAWYTDFPWLHYNPQLKGVLCFTCGKAETMGLLGSTRRRDSVFTAVGFSNWKKARDKFGSHQKSKSHEFATWKLMHALQHQKREAALEQQRKVRQAIPAICLNKLISAIRFLIHRGHTFQNHESIEESLFELLKFLGQDNEMFRYWLMANQNFTSPEIQHEIISLMSQEIVGVIAKDVNQGSMYYSVIVDCIQNSDSNQLSLTLRYLDSEMHPQEEFIGFVDPMEETGTSAANLILDLLDRYSLPIDLLRGIAFEGSSSSLCYTESRVLMKQKQPLAMFVHCGTPCSSSLARDCSHASPILQQALYSVNDLCKLFSQMPKFRFLLAEVSPSPACQTRYLCFSKWCVNLQVINTVIQHYGLIIEGLREMQTHPGVSGVRAHSLLREFIEGNTLVSLFITRSLMESLNILNSNLDEQSRLMSSSLKKVRLVKEILVRLRQEASVQDFMRQAEDFVTKLNILPVSIPQKRQLNPQNTDTEDQAPMPKEDFFRDEYFKLLDAVISQLDNRFLQQGFIDYCHLEDVLLSAGKGESDTVIGEKLGILSKYPEFNVRMLKIQLEMFAHKNSYTSLSEAVGFYKSVSPEVKEFFSELGKFLKLLLIIPVSTSESDQVCCTFQRLKTLLEFTTVETRSNHVALCYANETRLDSLCIDSIAHNFVHGF encoded by the exons ATGATGTACCAATCCACATACAGCCAAACGCCTCTGTCTCCGTCACCACGGCAACATGCGCCTGGTAACACCGGAAGTACCTCTGCGGGCGACTTCCGCTTCCTGCGGAGCGCAGAGTCCCGGCGCTCTAGGACGGCTCGATGGTTGAGGCTCGCTGTGGGAGAAGACATGGAGGCTGGCACCTCG gaagCTGCTTTTTCAGCATTGAAACGTCCAGCTGAAGAATTTGAAGATGCGGAAGGGAAAAGGTTTTGCCCCATTAACCCTGACATTattaagaaagaaataaaagaggatgatgatgaggcaGGCAGCGGTGAAGAAGCATGGCTGAGCAGCTTTGGATTATACAGTGATGACGCAACTCAGTCAAGTAACCATTCAAATGCTGCTGATATCAGCACAAATTCCTTTGCAGAAGGTGTTTTTGATTCCAGCACAGAATTCCACTATCCAGTAAACGATAATTCATCATTTTTTAATGTAGAAAAGCCTTTTCAGCCTTCAGCTGAGCTTGTGCCCCCACAGTGTTTTGGCACCAGGAAGTTAAGGTTTCAGAGTGCGTGGTACACAGACTTCCCATGGCTTCATTACAACCCTCAGCTAAAAGGTGTTCTTTGTTTTACCTGTGGAAAAGCAGAAACTATGGGTCTCCTGGGTTCCACAAGAAGGAGAGATTCTGTGTTTACAGCTGTAGGATTCTCTAACTGGAAAAAGGCCCGAGACAAATTTGGATCCCATCAGAAGTCTAAGAGCCATGAGTTTGCAACCTGGAAATTGATGCACGCTTTACAGCATCAGAAAAGGGAAGCTGCTCTGGAACAGCAAAGGAAAGTTAGACAGGCCATTCCAGCCATTTGTCTGAATAAACTTATCTCTGCCATCCGATTTTTGATCCATCGAGGCCACACATTCCAAAACCATGAATCGATTGAAGAGAGTTTGTTTGAGCTTCTAAAGTTCTTAGGTCAGGATAATGAGATGTTCAGATATTGGCTCATGGCGAATCAGAATTTCACTAGTCCAGAAATTCAGCATGAAATAATCAGCCTAATGAGCCAGGAGATTGTAGGTGTAATTGCAAAAGATGTCAACCAAGGCTCAATGTACTACTCTGTAATTGTAGATTGCATTCAGAATTCCGATTCTAATCAGCTGAGTCTTACCTTGCGTTACTTGGATTCTGAGATGCATCCGCAAGAAGAATTTATTGGGTTTGTAGACCCAATGGAAGAAACTGGAACATCTGCTGCAAACCTCATCTTAGATCTTCTTGACCGATATTCATTGCCAATTGATCTTTTAAGAGGAATTGCATTTGAGGGATCATCGTCCTCCCTTTGCTATACAGAATCACGTGTCCTAATGAAACAGAAACAGCCCTTAGCCATGTTTGTACATTGTGGAACTCCTTGCAGCAGTTCTTTGGCAAGAGATTGTAGCCACGCTAGTCCAATTTTGCAGCAAGCATTGTATTCTGTAAATGATCTGTGCAAGTTATTCAGCCAAATGCCCAAATTCAGATTTTTACTTGCAGAGGTGTCCCCAAGTCCTGCCTGTCAAACTCGCTATTTATGTTTTTCCAAATGGTGTGTTAATCTACAAGTAATTAATACTGTTATTCAGCACTATGGCTTAATCATAGAAGGGCTCAGGGAGATGCAAACACATCCTGGAGTTTCTGGGGTAAGAGCGCACTCATTGTTGAGAGAATTTATTGAAGGGAACACTCTTGTAAGTTTGTTCATCACAAGGTCACTGATGGAGTCTCTGAACATTCTGAATTCAAATCTGGATGAACAAAGCAGACTTATGTCAAGCTCCCTTAAGAAAGTAAGACTGGTAAAAGAAATTTTGGTCAGGTTACGTCAAGAAGCATCAGTACAGGATTTCATGAGACAAGCAGAAGATTTTGTTACTAAGCTTAATATTTTACCGGTTTCCATTCCACAAAAGAGACAGCTAAATCCTCAGAACACGGACACTGAAGATCAAGCTCCGATGCCAAAAGAGGATTTTTTCAGAGATGAGTATTTTAAATTACTTGATGCTGTCATCTCTCAACTCGATAACAGGTTCCTTCAACAAGGTTTTATTGATTACTGTCATCTGGAAGATGTGCTTCTGTCTGCTGGAAAAGGGGAATCTGACACTGTTATTGGAGAAAAGCTGGGAATCCTCTCTAAATACCCAGAGTTTAATGTTCGAATGTTAAAGATACAGTTGGAAATGTTTGCTCACAAAAACAGCTATACTTCTTTGTCTGAAGCTGTTGGCTTTTACAAGTCTGTTAGTCCtgaagtgaaggagtttttcagtgAGTTGGGTAAATTTCTGAAACTCTTGCTGATAATTCCTGTAAGCACATCTGAGAGCGACCAGGTCTGTTGTACTTTCCAGAGACTCAAAACTTTGCTGGAGTTTACTACAGTGGAGACGCGGTCAAATCATGTAGCTCTATGTTATGCGAATGAGACTAGGTTAGACAGCTTGTGTATAGACTCTATTGCACATAATTTTGTGCATGGCTTTTGA